A genomic window from Variovorax paradoxus includes:
- a CDS encoding GNAT family N-acetyltransferase, with translation MSEQFLYTTPLDPRAKPLIEGLAFEYDSRYGDVLREPGAPREMDRYPPEVFAPSHGGNFVLLLRDGVAIGGGAFMRHDERTAELKRVWTHSDLRRQGLASKVLAELEAQVLRLGYERIYLTTGFRQPEAVGLYLGHGYTALFDPPVDPETPRKLPFEKYLDTGRHRSRLAEQQAGAVQR, from the coding sequence ATGAGCGAACAGTTCCTCTACACCACGCCGCTCGACCCGCGCGCGAAGCCGCTTATCGAAGGCCTGGCCTTCGAGTACGACAGCCGCTACGGCGACGTGCTGCGCGAGCCGGGTGCACCGCGCGAGATGGACCGCTATCCGCCCGAGGTGTTCGCGCCATCGCACGGCGGCAACTTCGTGCTGCTGCTGCGCGACGGCGTTGCCATCGGTGGCGGTGCGTTCATGCGCCACGACGAGCGTACGGCGGAACTCAAGCGCGTGTGGACGCACAGCGACCTGCGGCGGCAGGGCCTGGCCAGCAAGGTGCTCGCCGAACTGGAGGCTCAGGTGCTGCGGCTGGGCTATGAGCGCATCTACCTGACGACCGGCTTTCGCCAGCCTGAGGCCGTGGGCCTGTATCTCGGCCATGGCTACACGGCGCTGTTCGATCCGCCTGTCGACCCGGAGACGCCGCGCAAGCTGCCGTTCGAGAAGTACCTGGACACGGGGCGTCATCGCAGTCGCCTTGCCGAGCAACAGGCCGGGGCGGTGCAGCGATGA